In Prunus dulcis chromosome 1, ALMONDv2, whole genome shotgun sequence, the following are encoded in one genomic region:
- the LOC117636828 gene encoding putative clathrin assembly protein At5g35200 isoform X2, with amino-acid sequence MAAGSQQSLRKALKTVGLAKANGDFKALDVAIAKATSHDEALPKEKHVLTILNAVSAFRPRAEAAYCIHGLARRLSKTHNWKVALKTVIIVHRALREVDDTFCDAVVKYSWSRGHMLNLSHVWDGSSSSALDFSAWVRTYASYLEERLECFRVLKYDAQKDHSRTKELDTPDLLRQLPALQQLLSRLLDCQPKEGTVCNCLIQFALSMVAGESAKLYAAITDGNVNLLDKFFEMQHNDAVRALEIYKKSRSQEERLCEFFEICRSFNFGQALKFIKIQQPPASFLTTMEDYVNDAPSSSTLQHTQINEKEDAAPQVIHLVEGDLLIDHKQDDNVEEKSNANGTAPDQSEAAGTSQVIDLLSFDELPPVTSESDEQNSLALAIVQSDSKPDGLNSTSSESSWELALFTAPSSNADAVSAPSSNVASAEETKAVGLDRLTLDSLYDGAMASTPNQNGFYHRQAPSNPFDDAPISPYQLVPLPQNNMQMAIMPQQHVQDQVPFYGLYSNAIPTASTNSQMPFMTQQQAFMMQQQQLANISDIPSNSSGNPFAIEQSYSQPPPNSFNGFI; translated from the exons ATGGCAGCAGGCAGTCAGCAAAGCTTAAGAAAAGCTTTGAAAACTGTTGGATTGGCAAAAGCCAATGGCGATTTCAAG GCACTGGATGTTGCCATTGCCAAGGCCACAAGTCATGATGAAGCATTGCCCAAGGAGAAACATGTTTTAA CTATACTAAATGCAGTTTCGGCATTTAGACCTCGTGCTGAAGCTGCTTACTGCATCCATGGTCTTGCAAGGCGTCTTAGTAAGACTCACAATTGGAAG GTAGCACTGAAAACCGTGATTATTGTACACCGTGCTTTGAGGGAAGTTGATGACACATTTTGTGACGCTGTAGTCAAATATAGCTGGAGTAGAGGTCATATGCTGAATTTATCTCATGTTTGGGATGGATCAAGTTCAAGTG CATTGGATTTTTCTGCTTGGGTGCGGACATATGCATCATACCTTGAAGAGCGTCTGGAGTGTTTCCGCGTATTGAAGTATGATGCCCAGAAAGATCACTCG AGAACTAAGGAACTTGATACCCCAGACTTACTAAGGCAATTACCTGCCTTGCAACAGCTTCTATCTCGCCTTCTTGATTGTCAG CCAAAGGAGGGAACTGTATGTAATTGCTTGATTCAGTTTGCCCTGTCAATG GTTGCAGGTGAAAGTGCTAAGTTGTATGCTGCAATTACTGATGGCAATGTCAATTTATTAGACAAG TTCTTTGAGATGCAGCACAATGATGCAGTCAGAGCACTCGAAATTTATAAGAAGTCGAGAAGCCAG GAAGAGAGGTTATGTGAGTTCTTTGAGATCTGCAGGAGCTTTAACTTTGGACAGGCACtgaaattcatcaaaattcaACAG CCCCCTGCATCATTCTTGACTACCATGGAAGATTATGTGAACGACGCTCCCAGCAGTTCAACGCTTCAACATACGCAA ATCAATGAGAAGGAAGATGCTGCTCCCCAGGTAATTCATCTGGTAGAAGGTGATTTGTTAATTGACCATAAACAAGATGATAACGtagaagaaaaatcaaatgcCAACGGGACAGCCCCTGATCAGAGTGAGGCTGCTGGCACATCACAAGTGATTGATCTTCTG AGCTTCGATGAATTACCCCCAGTAACATCAGAGTCAGATGAGCAAAATTCTCTCGCACTTGCAATTGTTCAATCTG ATTCCAAACCAGATGGTCTCAATTCAACAAGCTCGGAGTCTAGTTGGGAGCTTGCACTTTTTACAGCTCCAAGTTCTAATGCAGATGCAGTTTCAGCACCAAGTTCTAATGTAGCTTCAGCTGAAGAGACTAAG GCTGTTGGACTGGACAGATTGACACTGGATAGTCTATATGATGGTGCAATGGCAAGTACACCAAATCAGAATGGCTTCTACCACAGACAGGCACCCTCTAATCCTTTTGATGATGCCCCAATTAGTCCTTACCAATTAGTCCCACTTCCCCAAAACAACATGCAAATGGCTATCATGCCCCAACAACATGTACAAGACCAAGTCCCATTTTATGGTCTCTATAGCAATGCAATTCCAACAGCCTCAACTAACTCACAAATGCCTTTCATGACCCAACAACAAGCTTTCATGATGCAGCAGCAACAGTTAGCCAACATCAGTGATATTCCATCAAATTCTTCTGGCAATCCCTTTGCTATTGAGCAGAGTTATTCTCAACCGCCGCCAAACTCTTTCAATGGCTTCATTTAG
- the LOC117615025 gene encoding tetratricopeptide repeat protein 1 isoform X1 has protein sequence MLIEEKETEKHSDLNSPKPSSSTNRNASDGFETASDGELGSNGSDNDDETQQQEEQQSLSQADDVALKQQKAFEQANDVKMEGNRLFGSGQYEEALSQYELALHLAPDMPSSVELRSICHANSAICCSKLGKYEDAIKECTKALELNPSYMKALLRRAEAHEKLEHFEEAIADMKKILELDPSNDQAKRTIRRLGPLAEEKREKMKEEMIGKLKDMGNSLLGRFGMSVDNFKSVKDPNTGSYSISFQR, from the exons ATGCTGATCGAAGAAAAAGAGACAGAAAAGCATAGCGATTTGAATTCTCCGAAACCCTCGTCTTCCACCAACAGAAATGCCTCCGATGGCTTCGAAACTGCCAGTGACGGAGAACTCGGATCCAACGGTAGCGACAACGATGACGAAACCCAACAACAAGAGGAACAGCAAAGTCTCTCTCAGGCTGACGACGTCGCATTGAAACAG CAGAAGGCGTTTGAACAAGCAAATGATGTGAAAATGGAAGGCAATAGACTGTTTGGCAGTGGGCAATATGAAGAGGCATTATCACAGTATGAGCTTGCTTTACACCTTGCGCCTGACATGCCATCATCTGTGGAATTACGCTCAATATGTCACGCAAACAGTGCAATATGTTGTTCGAAATTG GGAAAATATGAGGATGCAATCAAGGAATGCACAAAAGCGCTAGAACTAAATCCTTCATATATGAAAGCTCTGCTTAGAAGAGCAGAAGCACATGAAAAACTAGAGCATTTCGAAGAGGCTATTGCTG atatgaaaaaaatcttggaactCGATCCCTCAAATGACCAAGCGAAGAGGACCATTCGTCGCCTGGGGCCGCTGGctgaagaaaagagagaaaagatgaAAGAGGAGATGATTG GGAAGCTGAAAGATATGGGTAACTCTTTGTTGGGCCGTTTTGGAATGAGCGTGGACAACTTCAAATCTGTTAAAGATCCAAACACTGGCTCTTATTCTATTTCATTCCAACGTTAG
- the LOC117615025 gene encoding tetratricopeptide repeat protein 1 isoform X2 — protein sequence MLIEEKETEKHSDLNSPKPSSSTNRNASDGFETASDGELGSNGSDNDDETQQQEEQQSLSQADDVALKQKAFEQANDVKMEGNRLFGSGQYEEALSQYELALHLAPDMPSSVELRSICHANSAICCSKLGKYEDAIKECTKALELNPSYMKALLRRAEAHEKLEHFEEAIADMKKILELDPSNDQAKRTIRRLGPLAEEKREKMKEEMIGKLKDMGNSLLGRFGMSVDNFKSVKDPNTGSYSISFQR from the exons ATGCTGATCGAAGAAAAAGAGACAGAAAAGCATAGCGATTTGAATTCTCCGAAACCCTCGTCTTCCACCAACAGAAATGCCTCCGATGGCTTCGAAACTGCCAGTGACGGAGAACTCGGATCCAACGGTAGCGACAACGATGACGAAACCCAACAACAAGAGGAACAGCAAAGTCTCTCTCAGGCTGACGACGTCGCATTGAAACAG AAGGCGTTTGAACAAGCAAATGATGTGAAAATGGAAGGCAATAGACTGTTTGGCAGTGGGCAATATGAAGAGGCATTATCACAGTATGAGCTTGCTTTACACCTTGCGCCTGACATGCCATCATCTGTGGAATTACGCTCAATATGTCACGCAAACAGTGCAATATGTTGTTCGAAATTG GGAAAATATGAGGATGCAATCAAGGAATGCACAAAAGCGCTAGAACTAAATCCTTCATATATGAAAGCTCTGCTTAGAAGAGCAGAAGCACATGAAAAACTAGAGCATTTCGAAGAGGCTATTGCTG atatgaaaaaaatcttggaactCGATCCCTCAAATGACCAAGCGAAGAGGACCATTCGTCGCCTGGGGCCGCTGGctgaagaaaagagagaaaagatgaAAGAGGAGATGATTG GGAAGCTGAAAGATATGGGTAACTCTTTGTTGGGCCGTTTTGGAATGAGCGTGGACAACTTCAAATCTGTTAAAGATCCAAACACTGGCTCTTATTCTATTTCATTCCAACGTTAG
- the LOC117636828 gene encoding putative clathrin assembly protein At5g35200 isoform X1 → MAAGSQQSLRKALKTVGLAKANGDFKALDVAIAKATSHDEALPKEKHVLTILNAVSAFRPRAEAAYCIHGLARRLSKTHNWKVALKTVIIVHRALREVDDTFCDAVVKYSWSRGHMLNLSHVWDGSSSSALDFSAWVRTYASYLEERLECFRVLKYDAQKDHSRTKELDTPDLLRQLPALQQLLSRLLDCQPKEGTVCNCLIQFALSMVAGESAKLYAAITDGNVNLLDKFFEMQHNDAVRALEIYKKSRSQEERLCEFFEICRSFNFGQALKFIKIQQPPASFLTTMEDYVNDAPSSSTLQHTQINEKEDAAPQVIHLVEGDLLIDHKQDDNVEEKSNANGTAPDQSEAAGTSQVIDLLSFDELPPVTSESDEQNSLALAIVQSDSKPDGLNSTSSESSWELALFTAPSSNADAVSAPSSNVASAEETKVAVGLDRLTLDSLYDGAMASTPNQNGFYHRQAPSNPFDDAPISPYQLVPLPQNNMQMAIMPQQHVQDQVPFYGLYSNAIPTASTNSQMPFMTQQQAFMMQQQQLANISDIPSNSSGNPFAIEQSYSQPPPNSFNGFI, encoded by the exons ATGGCAGCAGGCAGTCAGCAAAGCTTAAGAAAAGCTTTGAAAACTGTTGGATTGGCAAAAGCCAATGGCGATTTCAAG GCACTGGATGTTGCCATTGCCAAGGCCACAAGTCATGATGAAGCATTGCCCAAGGAGAAACATGTTTTAA CTATACTAAATGCAGTTTCGGCATTTAGACCTCGTGCTGAAGCTGCTTACTGCATCCATGGTCTTGCAAGGCGTCTTAGTAAGACTCACAATTGGAAG GTAGCACTGAAAACCGTGATTATTGTACACCGTGCTTTGAGGGAAGTTGATGACACATTTTGTGACGCTGTAGTCAAATATAGCTGGAGTAGAGGTCATATGCTGAATTTATCTCATGTTTGGGATGGATCAAGTTCAAGTG CATTGGATTTTTCTGCTTGGGTGCGGACATATGCATCATACCTTGAAGAGCGTCTGGAGTGTTTCCGCGTATTGAAGTATGATGCCCAGAAAGATCACTCG AGAACTAAGGAACTTGATACCCCAGACTTACTAAGGCAATTACCTGCCTTGCAACAGCTTCTATCTCGCCTTCTTGATTGTCAG CCAAAGGAGGGAACTGTATGTAATTGCTTGATTCAGTTTGCCCTGTCAATG GTTGCAGGTGAAAGTGCTAAGTTGTATGCTGCAATTACTGATGGCAATGTCAATTTATTAGACAAG TTCTTTGAGATGCAGCACAATGATGCAGTCAGAGCACTCGAAATTTATAAGAAGTCGAGAAGCCAG GAAGAGAGGTTATGTGAGTTCTTTGAGATCTGCAGGAGCTTTAACTTTGGACAGGCACtgaaattcatcaaaattcaACAG CCCCCTGCATCATTCTTGACTACCATGGAAGATTATGTGAACGACGCTCCCAGCAGTTCAACGCTTCAACATACGCAA ATCAATGAGAAGGAAGATGCTGCTCCCCAGGTAATTCATCTGGTAGAAGGTGATTTGTTAATTGACCATAAACAAGATGATAACGtagaagaaaaatcaaatgcCAACGGGACAGCCCCTGATCAGAGTGAGGCTGCTGGCACATCACAAGTGATTGATCTTCTG AGCTTCGATGAATTACCCCCAGTAACATCAGAGTCAGATGAGCAAAATTCTCTCGCACTTGCAATTGTTCAATCTG ATTCCAAACCAGATGGTCTCAATTCAACAAGCTCGGAGTCTAGTTGGGAGCTTGCACTTTTTACAGCTCCAAGTTCTAATGCAGATGCAGTTTCAGCACCAAGTTCTAATGTAGCTTCAGCTGAAGAGACTAAGGTG GCTGTTGGACTGGACAGATTGACACTGGATAGTCTATATGATGGTGCAATGGCAAGTACACCAAATCAGAATGGCTTCTACCACAGACAGGCACCCTCTAATCCTTTTGATGATGCCCCAATTAGTCCTTACCAATTAGTCCCACTTCCCCAAAACAACATGCAAATGGCTATCATGCCCCAACAACATGTACAAGACCAAGTCCCATTTTATGGTCTCTATAGCAATGCAATTCCAACAGCCTCAACTAACTCACAAATGCCTTTCATGACCCAACAACAAGCTTTCATGATGCAGCAGCAACAGTTAGCCAACATCAGTGATATTCCATCAAATTCTTCTGGCAATCCCTTTGCTATTGAGCAGAGTTATTCTCAACCGCCGCCAAACTCTTTCAATGGCTTCATTTAG